Sequence from the Cucumis sativus cultivar 9930 chromosome 1, Cucumber_9930_V3, whole genome shotgun sequence genome:
ATATCTAAGCTTTTAGGATATTCGTTTGAGGTAATATATAAACCAGGATTAGAAAATAAGGCTGCTGATGCATTGTCTAGAGTACCACCTACTGTCCATCTGAATCATTTGACAGCTCCAAATATAATTGATGTGGCAATGATTAAAGTAGAGGTTAATCAAGATGAGAAGTTCAAGAAGATCAGAGAAGAATTAGCAGAAAAAGGTGAGGAGCAGTCCAGCAAATACTCTATGAAGCAGGGGATGTTGATGTATAAGAATCGAATGGTAATTTCTAAAACTTCTAAACTGATTCCTATGATCTTACATACGCTTCATGATTCGGTATTTGGAGGACATTCGGGTTTCTTACAAACGTGCAAGAGATTGACTGGAGAGTTATACTGGGAAGGAATGAAACaagatgttaaaaaatattgtgaagAATGCTTGATTtgtcaaagaaataaaactcTAGCATTATCTCCAGCAGGGTTGTTAATACCTTTGGAAGTCCCTAATAGAGTTTGGGAAGATATTTCCATGGATTTTGTAGAAGGATTACCAAAAGCGAATGGATTCGAGGTTATTCTGGTGGTGGTAGATCGCTTCAGTAAATATGGTCACTTCTTACCATTGAAGCATCCATTAACACGAAGTCTGTAGCAGAATTGTTTGTTAAAGAAGTGGTGCGACTACATGGCTTTCCAAAGTCCATTGTGTTAGATAGGGATAAAGTATTTCTGAGCTCATTCTGGAAAGAGTTGTTCAGGCTAGCGGGCACAAGATTAAACCATAGTACAGCATACCATCCTCAATTGGATGGACAAACAGAAGTAGTGAATCGTGGAGTGGAGATTTATTTACGGTGTTTTTGTAGAGAAAAACCGAAGGAGTGGGTAAAATGGATACCATGGGCTGAATATTGGTATAATACCACTTATCAGCGTTCGTTAGGTATCACACCATTTCAGGCAGTATATGGACGATTACCTTCTCCTCTAATATATTATGGAGATAGAGATACATCCAATTCAACATTGGATGAACAACTGAAGGAGAGAGATATAGCCTTGGGAGCTTTGAAGGAACATTTGCAAGTAGCACaggataaaatgaaaaaatatgcTGATTTGAAGAGGAGGGATGTGCAACATCAAGTAGGGGATTTGGTCTTATTGAAAATAAGACCTTACCGGCAAGTATCGCTGAGAAGAAAGAGGAATGAGAAACTATCAGCTAAATATTTCGGGCCTTACAAAGTGATTGAAAGAGTTGGACCCGTGGCATATAAACTAGAGTTACCTGAACAGGCGGTTATACACCCAGTTTTTCATGTGTCTCAATTGAAGAAAGTGTTTGGAACACATGTGGAAAATCGTGACGATATTCCATATCTAGCAGAGAATTATGAATGGAGAGCTGTGCCCAAAGAAGTGTATGGATATTCGAAAAATAAGGCGGGAGGTTGGGATGTGTTAGTAAGTTGGAAGGGTTTACCAAGTCATGAGGCAACTTGGGAGTTATATGAAGATTTGCAGCAACGATTTCCAgattttcaccttgaggacaaggtgaatttGGAAAGGGAAagtaatgatagacctccAATACTATATCAATATAGTAGGAGAGGGAAGAAGGGTAGTGGCACGGCACGTGTGTAGAGTGACGTGTGAGTTAggttagtataaataaagaacaaatGTGGGGCGGGAAAGTTAgttaaaaactttgaaggaaTAGGTTTCTGTTCTTCCTTGAGAGATAGGATAACAGGAGAGGGTTTTCAGTTTTAGCGTGTGATCGCATTAGTGTGTGTAACCTAGATTTAGTTTGAATCTATTATCAATAAAAGTAGAATTCTATTCTCTTAGTTTCTGGATTCCATCACACTCTTCCCTCCAATAGCtccataattaaaaaaacagtgGTGCTCGAGAAGGTTCCCCAGTTCCTCGGCAACACCTTGAGGTACATCTCAATTTTTGCAACAGTTGCTCAGAGGATGAAGGATTAAGTGAGGTGAAGAGGACAAAGTCATGTAGTTTGTTCCACTTCACTAAAATCTGCAATACCTCTAGAATATTTAgtataactaaattttaaaattttaacatatcaTATTGACTACTTGAAGAAAATCATTAAAGCTATGTTACTTTTTTCTCTCATGCGTACTCGTGTCTCATGATAAAAAGTGtgacttttctattttttcaatcttggctattgttaattttgcttcttagtttttcattcttttttaagtgGGTTGTTTCTCTCTCCAATTTTCATGAATGTGGATTATTGTTTTGCTACTTATTTCTTTATTGTAGGCTTtaggtttttctatttatatttatatttcaatgttatttatcaaattaaagcTTACGATACATGATTCTTCCCAACAcacaatatacaaaaatttcatttcaacacAATGTTTCACGAGTTAGCAACCTTACTTAGAAGTCTTTGATAGTGTTATTTCTCAAGTTCCTCAAATAGTTTTCATGTCTAGATATTATGCATACTAAAACTTTTCGGTTTCTTACTTTTGGGGGAAGACTtatctcattttctttataaaatgaCTGGAGATATTTATGACCATCATTCTATGTTGGTTGCAGAAAGTTCCTGTTATACATCTTTTCAATTCAAGGTTTAAGGAACAAATAAGAGATTTATCGGGTGCACGTGCTGCTTTTCTTCAGCTTGATGGAGATTTAGATTCTAAGTTTGTGGAAAATATCATATTGAAGGCTAATATGGAGAAACGAATGGTATGAGAAACAGATTTGTAgttgaatatgatttaattcCATGCTCTCATTTGgattggttgaattttggCCTATGGATCTATTGTTGATTCTCAATTATTCAGGGAAAATCTACAGAAGCTTTTAATATTTACCGAGATGCCCTGCAAATGGctttgatgaagaagaaattggaTGTTTTACCAGCTCTGTATGTACATTTTTCTCGACTTAAACACATGGTATGGAATTCTTGAAATCAACAGAAGTTTATTATTTCCGCTGGTAATATGGTTTGACCGACTTTAAGTTTGTTATTATGTCTTTCACCCTCCGgaatttcttcttgttttttttcctttcatcttTGATCACTTCTATGTATTTGTTCTCCTATAGTCAAGAATTTCCTTGTTATGCTCCTTGGAACAGAGTTGCCAACTTTGATTTTCAGATTACAGGAAGTGTTGATGCTGCTATGGAGGTCTTAATAGATGGGATCCGAAATGTACCTCTCTGCAAATTACTTCTTGAGGTATTTTTACTTGCGGAATTTTATAGATTACTATGAGAATTGGGTCCAGTTGCAGCTTTACAGTTTTATGTAGCATCATATTTCGCTCATGGCCCTTCTGCAGGAACTTATAAACTTCGTCATGGTGCATGGAGTGCCAAAGCttataaatttagttgatCCCATCGTAGCTAATGCAATATCTCTCAAGGCAGACGTATCTCAAGGTTGGAGTGAGCAAGACAGAGAGGATATTTCAACTCTGTATTTAAAGGTCAGATATCCTTTGAAATGTTTGCAtgtgtatttgtttttaatggaAGAATACAATAGGGTCAACAAGGGCCAGAAAGCACATCCAATAGTTACAAGCTAGGTTTCTCAACTTTCTTCAATCAGAAAAACCCGACTACAGTCTATACACAGAAAACAGGGGAAATACACTCCCTGTGAGATGTATATTAAAGATAAACAATAATCAAGCACAAGGTCGTTCAACTATAAGCTAGATaacacaaacaagaacaaaactAGAATGCAGCTCACCAGCACATTTGAGAGAGCTGGTAATACTCTCCTCCAAGCTCTTACCAAACTACAATCCACCCTTCACAAATGCATAAAACCTTTCATAAACCCCAGCTGCTAACTCCTCCATCCATACCGTAACAATCTCTGCTGTCCCCATCCTCCACTGTCTCCCGGGAAATCTCTTTCCTACCCCTCCTCTCGTAAACCTGAGTGATTGGTGTTTTACACTACACTAGGAGAGGGCTGAGTCCAAGAGAATAgattaataaaagtttttaattagaaacaaaTGTTTTACatagaaaattgtttttaatgtaATTCACAATGCAATACTTATCAAACGATCTATCAGTTGATCAGGGAAGGGAGGCTAGACTATTAAGTGTTAGACttccctctttctctctcttgtgTTTAATGTAATTCACAATGCAATACTTATCTAGTGATTTATCAGTTGACTAGGGGAGAGAGGCTAAATATCTTTCCTTCAGATGTCATATTACAGAAGGCTCAGAAGCCAAGTGTTTTTCCCctaacaaacattttattaagaaagttattttgaaaaaagttgtAAGAAAGTTTAGACAGGTAAACTAGAAAGAGTTTAAAGATCTACTCAAGTACCAAGATTACTTAAAATCTCTCGATCAACTATAAAGGGAATATAACTTTGTCTGGGTTTTCCTCATTTGCTACAGAGTTTTTCAAGCACCTAGGtacaaagaaaatttgattttcttaggTGTTAGGCTCTACAAACCGCACAAGGGAGAAGTTAAAAACAGCTTATAGACTTATTGTGAAGTGTTTGAGAAATGAATTGCAGGAGAAAGGTGCCACAACTATTGAGCTTCCACGCTTCACACTTCAACATCTAGACCTAGAGAAATATTGAAACCTTATGGGGTTTTGTtaattggattatcttttaattattagctTGGTGTTATTCTTTTGGattctgtttgttttttttttcttctgtacACCGCATATTCTTTCATTGTTATCAATACTGGTGTTGTTtcttacaaaagaaaatgttaacgCACTTCTCTATGGCAGCAGGCTGTTGACTTGTGTGGAACCATCCATGATGTAATGAAGGTGTGGAATCGACATATTAAATTGTTTCCACAGTCTATTAGAGCAATGCCATATAAAGACCCCATACCAGGGATAGAAGCCATAAAAAAGACCATGGGAGGAAAACAAACAGCAGATTCCACTGTAACCAACCAACCAATCAGAGATGACAATGTCAATCCATCAAATCAGCCTcctttagaagaaaataaagagtCTCTGTTAGATAACCAAAACTTCAAGAATGACCAATCTTCCAATGGGAATGAACCAACATCCTGTTTACTCGTTAAGCATAATATTGCTATGAAAGAGTCTACCATCGACAAGATTAATTTAGGAGATTCTGAAATTTGTGCAGAGGAAAGGGAGCAGGTAAATTCTCCAAAAGTTCTTGAGCGTTATGGAAGTGGTGGAAATCAGATTGAATCGGCACAAATGCCAATGCCCATGGACAACTCCAAAAAAGACGAGTACGGTGATGCTTTGGGCGTGACCTTGAAAAATCTTTCAATTAAGAGTCTTTCCTTGAACGCAAAGaacaatgacaaaataaatttacctTCCAAAGCATGTCATGAAGGGGAACCTCCCTTGGAGAACAGTTTGTCTAGTGAAAGTGTCAGCAATACAGATGAAGAGGTTGTAATGCACAACCCTCTAAATGTCGGATCTTCCAGTTCCATCCAGATTTCCAATGAAGGGGCCAGCCCATCATCCTTTCCAAGTCCTGGCAAGCCTACACACCCCCAAGTACATACACAGTTTCACATGCATGAAACTGGGGACAGAAAGTGGCACCATAAACGTCATGCTGGTAACTTGCATCATGACCTCCAGCATGATTTTCAAGGACACTCACGAAGAAGGCCTCATCGAACATGGAAAGATTCTCCTCAGGACTACCGAGGAATGCAATCTGGTCAAACATCAGGTGATCAAGATTATACCTCTGAAACTATTGCTTCACAAAAACCACAAGTTGAACGAATCAGCCAAGACCACAATCATATTCAATCTGCGCAGCAGCAGCAGAACTTCCCCACTACTTCTCAGTCTCAACTTCCTTCTCAAGGTTTTACTCAAGAGAAATCTCAAAATACTACACCAAACTACGAGCAATATGGTCACATGCAGAGTAGTCAGGTGCCAAATACCTAAGAACAAATGTGGCAATATTATTACTATCAGCAACAGCAGCAGTATCTTTTGCAGCAGCAACAACTTCAACAGTCACAGAATTTTCAGCAACAGTATTACCAGCAGCAAGTGCAAATGCAACAACAGTATTTTCAATCGCAATATCCTTACCAGCCTGTGGAATTACAACAGCAGTATCACATTCAGCAGCAATTGCAACAAAcgcagcagcagcaacagtTACTTGGACTTCAGCTGCAAGAAGCCCCAGACAGATCAGCTATCATTCCAACAACATGAGCATCAGCCAGAACTGGAGGAAGATGAACAAAAGCAACACACAAAACAAGTTTCTTCGTTGTCTATTCAGATCCAGACTAGTGAACGTGATCATCTGGTACTGTTTTTTTCTAGAGTATGCCACaaaatttatgctttttttttttttcattttcttgggGAGGGGGGATATTTCTGCATCCTTCTGATGGAACACTATCAATGGaacttttattgataattaaacCAAATCGAATACAATATcaagaagaataataaaacGAATTGAAGAAATCTCAATTCAGTTACAACTCTCTCTGTTCCCTCTCTCTCAAAGGTGCATGGATTCCTGACTAAAATCTCAAAACCTAACTGCCCTTCCCTCCAATAATTCAAAcctatttataaaacatatccTAACTAATTATCCTAATAGACTCACACGTGCCTACACTAATGTTCACATGTGCCTACCCTAATTCTTCTTCCCTTGTCTAGTATTTGGTGGATGATAGGGGGTTTATCATTACATTCCTTCTCCAAATTCACCTTGTTCTCAAGGTGAAATTCTGGAAACAGCTGCTGCATTTCTTCATAGTCTTCCCATGTAGCCTCAAGTCTAGGCAAGCCCTTCCAACTGATCAGCACGTCCCATCCTCCGGTCTTATTTTTCAAGTAGCCATAAGTCTCATTTGGCTCTGCTCGCCATTCGTGAGTCTCAGTCATATAGGGCATATATGACGATTCAGCTTGATGATTTcccatcatcttcttcaattggGAAACATGAAAACAGGATGAATGGATGATGTCTTTGGCAATTCTAACTTGTATGCAATCGGGCCAATCCGTTCTATGATCTTATAAGGACTAAAAAACTTCGGTGACAGGTTCTCATTTCTTCGTTTCCCTAAGAAAACCTACCCGTGTGGccaaattttaagaaagaCCAAATCCCCTACCATGTATTCCACATCCCTTCACTTTAGgtcaacatttttcttcatcttttcttggGCTATCTTCAAGTGTTCCTTCAATGCTCCCAACATGATGTCCCTCTCCTTGAGCTGCTCATCTAACACTGAATTAGGAGTGTCTCGATCACCATAATACACCAAGGGCGGAGGTAAACGCCCGTAGACAGCTTGAAAGGGTGTTACCCCTAAGGATCTCTGATACGTTGTGTTATACCAGTATTTTGCCCAATGCAACCATTTTATCCACTCTTTCGGCCGCTCTCCACAAAAACAATGAAGGTATGTCTCCACTCCCCTATTGACCACTTCAGTTTGGCCGTCTGATTGAGGATGATAGGCTGAACTACGATTCAACTGGGTACCAGCCAACCTAAACAGCTCGTTCCAAAAACCACTCAAGAAAACCTTATCTCTGTCTGACGCTATGGATTTAGGATATCCATGTAGTCTGACCACTTCCTTTACAAACAGATCAGCCACGGACTTGGCGGTACAGGGATGTTTCAAGGGTAGAAAATGTCCATACTTGCTGAATCTATCTACCACCAAGAAAATCACCTCATATTCATTAGACTTCGGCAGTCCCTCCACGAAATCCATAGAAATGTCGCTTCACACACTATTAGGAATTTCTAAAGGTAACACAACCCTGCATATGACAACGTCattgctttaattttttgacaGATCAGACATTCTTCACAATATTTCTGCACATCGAGTTTCATACTCTCCCAATACAATTCACCGGCCAATCGTTTATAAGTTCTAAGGAAACTGGAATGTCCCCCAAACACGGAGTCATGGTATGTGTGGAGAATTGTTGGGATCAATGTCGAAGACTTGGAAATAATCAACCTATCTTTATACCTCAACATCCCCTACTGAATGGAATACTTCCTTGTCTTGCCATCCTCCCCTTCTGCCGTTTCCTCCATTATCAATTTCAGCTGGTCATCGTTTTCAACTTCTTCCTTGATGACCTTCAAATCAATCAAGGTGGGGGCtgtaaaattataaagatgGACAACTGGGGCATTCTATATAGAGCATCTGCCACCTTGTTCTCCAATTCCGGCTTTTATACCACTTCGAAGGAATATCCCAAAAGCTTAGCAATCCACTTTTGGTATTGTGGCTGAATAACCCTCTGTTCCAATAGGAACTTTAGGAAACGCTGATCCGTCTTCACTATAAACTTCCTCCCTAGCAAATAAGGTCTCCATCTTTGCACAGCGAGGACAACTGCCATAAGCACCCTTTCATACATTGGTTTAACCCGATATCTCAAAAGCAATGGGTTGTTTGGATTGAATGAGCACTGCTCCTATGCCATAACCGGATGGCATCAATCTCCATTTCAAATGGAGCATCGAAATCAAGCAAGGCTAAAACATGAAGAGTTATCATAGCATTTTGTAATTTCTAGAATGCTTCAAGGGACTCCTCGATCCACTTAAATCCGCCATTCTTAAGAAGCTAAGTTAGAGGAGCGGCTATAGACCCGTAGTGTTGGACAAATTCACAAATTCACAGTGAGAAGTGAGACGGATTCCTTTACCTTTATAGTTGTGTCGGACCCCAAGATCACCCCATAGTGAGAAGTGTCTTTCAAACACTTCACCAACTTTTCAAAGATAAAGTTGTGTGTAGCCCTATAGTCCACTAAGATCACCACTTCCTTGCCTTCGATCTCCCCTCTCACCTTCATAGTACCCAGGTTCGACAATCCTACCacataattgattaataattcGACAATGTCTTGGTCTTCCTCATCTATCCTCACCATTTTTAATTCCTTCTCCAAATCCTCCAAATCCTCTACAATCTCAAATTCCTCCTTCCCCTCCGTGACGACATACATTATAAGCTCTCTCTGCTCTCTCATCTTACATTTATGGTCATGGAGTACTTTTCATTACATCGAAAACAGAGTCCCTTCTCCTTTTGAGCCTGAAACTCCACGTCAGATAACCTCTTAGTAGGCCCCTCCTTCTTAGCTTCCCTACCAACTACCCTTCTTAAAGTGATAGTTTTGATAGGAATTGTAGAGCCGCTCTTATTATCAAGCGAATTGGAGCTTCCACCAGATTTAGTACTAGTGGATAAAGAAGGTGATATTTACCTCCAGCATATCCTTTAAGGTTGGCTTCCCCATGGGCGATCTTCTGGTTCTCCGTCAACTGAGCTAATTGCATCATTTGGGCTAATCTGGTTGGTCGACAAAAATCTACCTCAGACTTGATCCACAGCAACAACCCATTCATGAATGTCTCCTTGATTACCCCGTTCTCCAGATCCGATAATGGAGCCATTAGTTTGTCGAACAGGTTTTGATATTCCTCTACTGTAGTCTCTTGCcgaattctaaaaaattggCCACATAGATCCTTTGCGAACTAATCGGAATTGTACCAGTAATTGTTCCTTTAAGTTCGGCCAATCCACGAATTTATCCCTCTTCCTGTGCTTTGTACCAGTTCAGGGTTGGACCCTTGAAACTGATCGTCACCACCAGTACCTTCTCGACTTCAGTCAATTTATGAATTTGGAAGTATCTATTGGGTCAAAATAGCCAAGAATCAGGATCTTCACTATTGAAGATTGACGTCTCCACTTTTCTAAACTTATTACGTTATGTATTTCCATCTTTGTATTCAGTTCTTCCTTCTGGTGTTCGTTGCTGATTCCCTTGCCGAACGTTCCTTCTCTTGCCTTGGCCTTTATCTTCATCGTTTTGCGCACACTCGACTCgacctttctctctctctcgtgGCAGTTTGTTCCTTCGTCATTGTTTCCATAAACATCATCTGCTGATTTTTGTCCAACTGCACACTCTAATTCTCCAATGTCGTCGTGATCGATGTCGGTTTCTCCTCCATTGTCGGCAACTTGCTTAGCTCCTTCTTTACACCTCGAGTCATATGCCTCAAATCTTTCCCATggtaaatttgtttcttccCTGAACCAatcgctctgataccaatatGATGGAACACTAAGGTTCTGTTATTATCAATGGaacttttattgataattaaacCAAATCGAATACAATATcaagaagaataataaaacaaattgaagaaatctCAATTCGGTTACAATCTCTCTCTATTACCTTCTCTCTCAAAGGTGTAGATTCCTGACTAAATCTCAAAACTTAACGGCCCTTCTCTCCAATAATTCAAAcctatttataaaacatatccTAACTAATTACCCTAACTGACTCACACGTGCCTACACTAATGTTCACATGTGCCTACCCTAATTCTTCTTCCCTCGTCTAGTGTATTGGTGGGTGATAGAGGGTCTATCACCTCCCTCTTGTGGTTGGGTCACAGGACTATGCTCCAGCTTTTAATCCTTTTCTCATTCCTTGACTACTCATTTTCTGTCCATAGATGATATTGCTGTCTATGACTATTGACTGTTTGATGTTACACAATCTGAAGTGTTTATCAGTTGACGAATCTCTATGAGATTATCATTTCAGTTTCATATTTGGGTGTATTCAATTGGGAATCCTTGCAAGTTTAAGTTTCCATCCTGTTCTTGTATTAAAGTATGTAATATGTGGTACTCTGACATGACAGGATTCTTGATGAAGTAGAGATAACAGCTGATCTGAGGCATAACAACCAAATCAGTCAAATGTGGCAGGTAAATTAGATCATCAGCCGAGCTAATTTTATCCTAGGTAACATGCTTGGAACATCattattgaaaagaataagacGAACACAAGGTATACGTGGAAAACCCTAGTATAGGGAGAAAAAACCAAGATAGAAGctgctattattattttctaataatcaaATGAGTACCTGaggaaagaatatatataggcTATAATAAGCCCAAGAAATAAAACTAGGGTACAgtaaattacataaatacTCTTGGAGCTATAAACACTCCACTAGCCCCTAATTTCCAACAATCATAAATGGCTAGAGCAGTTGATCAATATCACTGAAAGTAAAGACGGAGCTTGTGGATATGTCATGAAAAAATGAACTGAACGAAGAGTGACAACCATATATATAAGGCGCATGAAGTGCTTCAAGTTTTATTCTATGTATTGAAATGAGAAacactatatttatttattggaaAATAAACAACCAATCTCAAATCCACTTATTAGGCCACTAACCTTAAAAATTTCCTTAATCAATTCCACCAAGCCACTTAACCACACCCTTCTTGATTCCAAGGCACTACCAGAAATAAGTGGCACTAACGTTAATACTAAGGCCAATTACTTGCACAATGCACAATAAATTTGGACTGATTGGTAACACTCCTTGAAAACACCAAGTGAGTTCCCCAAAGTTACTTCTTGACACGTCTCTTGCAATTGGATGTCTTGAATCAAACCTCTTTTGAACAAAGATAAACGTGTTTCGTTGTGCTTTGTATGAGCATGAGACATTGGATTCTCTCCAAGTTTTAttgcacttttttttatcaaaaaagtGGAAACTAGGTAGTCCacctgaatttttttttccataagcCTTTTAAGCAAATACACTCTTAAGTAACTATTGAATATACGAAGTATTCTCCCattaaattcattaattattaccTTTCTAATTTTACCCTTTCTGTAAAAAGTTctccttatttttctttatgacTGTTATTCATATTTCCTTGTATAATTCTTTTCCCCTCTATAAATGAGGGTTATGTATCCCTatagaaaattagaagaatGTTGTGTatttaggaaatattatatGGTATCGGAGGAGGAAGGTTTCACGTCCGAAATCCTAGCGTTGCTTTCGAAAAAAAAGGAGGAGAATCGTGAAGATCGATCCTTTATTCAACCAAGCTTTGCGTCATAAGCCAATTGAAGATCCCAAGTTGTATGAAATCATAGCTTCACGTCGGTCAACATGACGAACTTCACAAATCGCGTTAAGTTTGAATCGTTGTACGCGAACAAATCAAAGATTCACGTGGGTTGAAATCGAGAGCTTCATATCTGAAACAAAATTGGCCAAATTTTCTAGGATACACGTCATCAGAGCaaattgtttttggttttaaaagaattagggttttacAACTCTTcaaaaaattagggtttaggtttTCAAAAATCTACTTTGATatcatcttaaatcaccaactCAATTCGGAAGCTTAAGCCGATaggtgaaggtaaatttaatataatatctaactAGTTGTCTCCCTCACATGTGGGCTTGAATCATGAAGAAAGACTTGACAAGTggaaatcaaatattaaatggGGAGGAAATAACAATGCAGAGAGAACCTCCTTGGACCACTTGCCATGATACCAACTTAAAAATGGGaagtaaaaaagtttaatattattcctCTATATTATTGAACCAAATACAGTGTCTTCTTATATAAAGATAGATCAACAACCAATAAGGAAAAAAGTATAGACataaatgaagaacaaaataatattacaggagaagaagaaattcaaCACCAATGGACGGAAAGGAAGAGACCCAGAGGAAGATGGAGTAGATGACGGTGTGGGAGAGGTAATCTCATAGATAAAAAGATCGTCATCCTCCCCCTGACACGGGCTCGATGGTGAAGGACTAAAAGGCATATCCTCGAAAAATGTAACATCAGAAGAAACAAGATCCTTGTTAAAAGTAGGACAGTAACAACATTACCCCTTTTGAACAAGCGAATAACTTAGGAAAATGCATTTCAAGGATTTTGGATCTAACTTAGTACGATGAGGACGAATATCTCGagcaaaacaaacacaaccaTATATCTTCAGAGCTATAGGAAACAAAGATTTGATAGGGAAAAAACACGATAAGGAGTCTCACCATTAAGAACAGAGGAAGACATTCtattaatcaaataacaaGTAGTGGAGACAACATTGCCCCAAAATTGCTTTAGAACGTGCATTTGAAAGGATAATGTGCGTGCTGTTGAAATGCCTATTCTTTCGTTCAACAACTCCATTTTGGATGGAATGTGTTTGATAGTATGGggtttcatctcaaaaccaattggcaatgagaggagtagctcGTCTATCTTATAAGGAGTGAGAGTTT
This genomic interval carries:
- the LOC101215136 gene encoding pre-mRNA-processing factor 39 isoform X1, whose amino-acid sequence is METRLVLPTRRRELVFSLVSSIWSLLRSVRFYSKSMTIAMANDFQLLNNSGTKAKPIESDSAVGLDESKLYEVVPKCGLDFEEWTSLISEIERKYPDVIEKISLVYDSFLSEFPLCHGYWRKYASHKTRLCSVDRVVDVFEQAVQSATYSVGIWVDYCSFSISAFEDPSDIRRLFKRAISFVGKDYLSYSLWDKYIEFEVSQQQWDSLALIYIQTLRFPTKKLSYYHNSFRKLTASLKENIQSDTGCNNSMPMEFEASPDSEVPTKCTDTELSSVIKDLLDLSAGTTRYSSLLKYVHAGEKLYDEACQLKEKIMHFEDKIRRTYFHVKPLDDGQLKNWHSYLDLVEMYGDFDWAVKLYERCLIPCASYPEFWMRYVEFVETKGGRELAMFALERATKTFLKKVPVIHLFNSRFKEQIRDLSGARAAFLQLDGDLDSKFVENIILKANMEKRMGKSTEAFNIYRDALQMALMKKKLDVLPALYVHFSRLKHMITGSVDAAMEVLIDGIRNVPLCKLLLEELINFVMVHGVPKLINLVDPIVANAISLKADVSQGWSEQDREDISTLYLKQAVDLCGTIHDVMKVWNRHIKLFPQSIRAMPYKDPIPGIEAIKKTMGGKQTADSTVTNQPIRDDNVNPSNQPPLEENKESLLDNQNFKNDQSSNGNEPTSCLLVKHNIAMKESTIDKINLGDSEICAEEREQVNSPKVLERYGSGGNQIESAQMPMPMDNSKKDEYGDALGVTLKNLSIKSLSLNAKNNDKINLPSKACHEGEPPLENSLSSESVSNTDEEVVMHNPLNVGSSSSIQISNEGASPSSFPSPGKPTHPQVHTQFHMHETGDRKWHHKRHAGNLHHDLQHDFQGHSRRRPHRTWKDSPQDYRGMQSGQTSGDQDYTSETIASQKPQVERISQDHNHIQSAQQQQNFPTTSQSQLPSQGFTQEKSQNTTPNYEQYGHMQSSQVPNT
- the LOC101215136 gene encoding pre-mRNA-processing factor 39 isoform X2 — its product is METRLVLPTRRRELVFSLVSSIWSLLRSVRFYSKSMTIAMANDFQLLNNSGTKAKPIESDSAVGLDESKLYEVVPKCGLDFEEWTSLISEIERKYPDVIEKISLVYDSFLSEFPLCHGYWRKYASHKTRLCSVDRVVDVFEQAVQSATYSVGIWVDYCSFSISAFEDPSDIRRLFKRAISFVGKDYLSYSLWDKYIEFEVSQQQWDSLALIYIQTLRFPTKKLSYYHNSFRKLTASLKENIQSDTGCNNSMPMEFEASPDSEVPTKCTDTELSSVIKDLLDLSAGTTRYSSLLKYVHAGEKLYDEACQLKEKIMHFEDKIRRTYFHVKPLDDGQLKNWHSYLDLVEMYGDFDWAVKLYERCLIPCASYPEFWMRYVEFVETKGGRELAMFALERATKTFLKKVPVIHLFNSRFKEQIRDLSGARAAFLQLDGDLDSKFVENIILKANMEKRMGKSTEAFNIYRDALQMALMKKKLDVLPALYVHFSRLKHMITGSVDAAMEVLIDGIRNVPLCKLLLEELINFVMVHGVPKLINLVDPIVANAISLKADVSQGWSEQDREDISTLYLKAVDLCGTIHDVMKVWNRHIKLFPQSIRAMPYKDPIPGIEAIKKTMGGKQTADSTVTNQPIRDDNVNPSNQPPLEENKESLLDNQNFKNDQSSNGNEPTSCLLVKHNIAMKESTIDKINLGDSEICAEEREQVNSPKVLERYGSGGNQIESAQMPMPMDNSKKDEYGDALGVTLKNLSIKSLSLNAKNNDKINLPSKACHEGEPPLENSLSSESVSNTDEEVVMHNPLNVGSSSSIQISNEGASPSSFPSPGKPTHPQVHTQFHMHETGDRKWHHKRHAGNLHHDLQHDFQGHSRRRPHRTWKDSPQDYRGMQSGQTSGDQDYTSETIASQKPQVERISQDHNHIQSAQQQQNFPTTSQSQLPSQGFTQEKSQNTTPNYEQYGHMQSSQVPNT